One region of Erwinia tracheiphila genomic DNA includes:
- the pepN gene encoding aminopeptidase N, with translation MTQLPQAKHRHDYRAADYTITDIDLTFLLDASRTRVTAVSRICRMGAPGSELHLDGEELTLISLDINGQPWPHYRLDEGILILWQLPETFTLTIVNDIHPDINTALEGLYQSGKALCTQCEAEGFRHITWYLDRPDVLARFTTTIIAEQATYPFLLSNGNRVDGGPMEDGRHWMKWHDPFPKPCYLFALVAGDFDVLRDSFKTRSGREVALEIFVDRGNLDRADWAMTSLKNSMKWDEERFGLEYDLDIFMIVAVDFFNMGAMENKGLNIFNSRCVLAKAETATDKDYLGIEAVIGHEYFHNWTGNRVTCRDWFQLSLKEGLTVFRDQEFSSDLGSRAVNRINNVRTMRGLQFAEDASPMAHPIRPDRVIEMNNFYTHTVYEKGSEVIRMLHTLLGEVNFQKGMRFYFERHDGSAATCDDFVKAMEDASGVDLLLFRRWYSQSGTPVVSVRDDYNPELQQYTLHVTQMTPITADQKEKLPLHIPLDIELYDSEGGVIPLQRHGQTVHHVLNVTDEFQSFVFDNVTCQPVPSLLREFSAPVKLDYNWSDAQLTFLMRHARNDFARWDAGQSLLSMHIKLNVVRYQQGQPLLVPLHLADIFRGVLLDENSDPALIAQILTLPAENEIAELFDTIDPPAIAAVREALVRMLAAELADEWLAVYLASHASVWRVDHADIGRRALKNVCLGYLAFGDGVQAEKLVTAQYHQADNMTDSLAALSAAVAAQLPCQKSLLESFDQRWHKDGLVMDKWFMLQASSPSDDVLSRVRELLKHRSFDLNNPNRVRSLIGGFASFNPSVFHAPDGSGYRFLVDILIELNARNPQAAARMIEPLIRFRRYDTQRQVLMRGALEQLQKLEKLSGDLYEKISKALTD, from the coding sequence ATGACACAACTTCCTCAAGCTAAACATCGCCATGATTATCGGGCGGCCGATTACACTATTACCGATATCGATCTGACATTTCTTCTGGACGCCAGCAGAACCCGCGTCACTGCTGTCAGCCGTATTTGCCGCATGGGTGCGCCCGGTAGCGAATTACACCTTGATGGGGAAGAGTTAACGCTTATCTCCCTGGATATTAATGGTCAGCCCTGGCCGCATTACCGACTCGACGAGGGGATATTGATCCTCTGGCAATTGCCGGAGACGTTTACCTTAACCATCGTCAATGATATTCATCCCGATATAAACACCGCCCTGGAAGGGCTGTACCAGTCTGGTAAGGCGCTGTGTACGCAGTGTGAAGCGGAAGGTTTTCGTCATATTACCTGGTATCTTGATCGCCCGGATGTGCTGGCACGCTTTACCACGACAATCATTGCCGAGCAGGCCACTTATCCCTTCCTGTTATCAAATGGTAACCGTGTCGACGGCGGCCCAATGGAAGATGGTCGCCACTGGATGAAGTGGCACGATCCTTTTCCAAAACCTTGTTACCTGTTTGCCCTCGTGGCCGGGGATTTTGACGTGCTGCGTGACAGTTTCAAAACCCGTTCTGGCCGCGAGGTGGCACTGGAGATCTTTGTTGACCGTGGCAATCTCGATCGCGCTGACTGGGCGATGACCTCGCTGAAAAACAGTATGAAATGGGATGAAGAGCGCTTTGGTCTTGAATACGATCTCGACATCTTTATGATTGTTGCGGTCGATTTCTTCAATATGGGAGCGATGGAAAACAAAGGGCTGAACATTTTCAACTCGAGATGCGTTCTGGCGAAGGCAGAGACCGCGACGGATAAAGATTATCTGGGAATTGAAGCGGTAATCGGCCATGAATATTTTCATAACTGGACAGGAAATCGGGTGACATGTCGTGACTGGTTCCAGTTAAGCCTGAAAGAAGGACTGACGGTATTCCGCGATCAGGAGTTCAGCTCCGATTTGGGGTCACGTGCGGTAAACCGTATTAATAACGTTCGCACAATGCGTGGCCTGCAGTTTGCAGAGGATGCCAGCCCGATGGCGCACCCCATTCGTCCGGATCGGGTGATTGAAATGAATAACTTCTATACGCATACGGTGTATGAGAAAGGCTCTGAAGTCATTCGCATGCTGCATACGCTGTTGGGTGAAGTGAATTTCCAAAAAGGAATGCGGTTCTATTTCGAGCGGCATGATGGCAGCGCGGCGACCTGTGATGATTTTGTTAAGGCGATGGAAGACGCCTCTGGTGTTGACCTGCTCCTGTTCAGACGGTGGTACAGCCAGTCTGGTACGCCTGTAGTCTCGGTGCGGGATGATTATAATCCAGAGTTGCAACAGTATACCCTGCATGTCACGCAGATGACGCCCATCACGGCCGACCAGAAAGAAAAACTGCCACTGCATATTCCGTTAGATATTGAGCTTTACGACAGCGAAGGCGGCGTGATCCCGCTCCAGCGTCATGGTCAGACTGTCCATCATGTTTTAAACGTGACCGATGAATTTCAAAGTTTTGTGTTTGATAACGTCACGTGCCAACCCGTGCCGTCACTACTGCGCGAGTTTTCTGCGCCGGTAAAACTTGATTATAACTGGAGCGACGCACAGCTGACTTTTCTGATGCGCCATGCCCGCAACGATTTTGCCCGGTGGGATGCCGGGCAAAGCCTGCTATCCATGCATATCAAACTGAATGTGGTGCGCTATCAGCAGGGACAACCGCTGTTGGTGCCACTGCATCTCGCAGATATCTTTCGCGGCGTGCTGCTGGATGAAAACAGCGATCCGGCACTGATTGCGCAAATTCTCACGCTGCCGGCTGAAAATGAAATTGCCGAGCTGTTTGACACCATCGATCCCCCGGCCATTGCCGCAGTGCGTGAGGCACTGGTGCGGATGCTGGCGGCGGAGCTGGCGGACGAATGGCTGGCGGTGTACCTTGCCAGTCATGCTTCGGTCTGGCGGGTGGATCATGCCGATATCGGCCGGCGCGCACTGAAAAATGTTTGTCTGGGCTATCTGGCGTTTGGTGACGGGGTGCAGGCGGAGAAATTGGTGACTGCCCAGTATCATCAGGCTGACAACATGACGGATTCGCTGGCGGCCCTGTCGGCTGCGGTGGCGGCACAGCTGCCGTGCCAGAAAAGTTTACTTGAGTCGTTCGACCAGCGCTGGCACAAGGATGGGCTGGTGATGGACAAATGGTTTATGTTACAGGCCAGCAGCCCGTCTGACGATGTTCTGAGTCGTGTCCGTGAGTTGCTTAAACATCGTTCATTTGACCTCAATAACCCCAATCGTGTTCGTTCTCTAATTGGTGGATTTGCATCGTTTAACCCGTCGGTGTTCCACGCGCCAGACGGCAGTGGTTATCGTTTCCTGGTTGATATTCTGATCGAGCTCAACGCACGAAATCCGCAGGCTGCCGCAAGGATGATTGAGCCGCTTATTCGCTTCAGGCGCTATGATACTCAACGTCAGGTATTGATGCGCGGTGCGCTGGAACAGTTGCAGAAACTGGAAAAATTGTCTGGCGATCTTTACGAAAAAATCAGTAAGGCATTGACTGACTGA
- a CDS encoding ISL3 family transposase, whose translation MDEKSLYAHILNLSAPWQVESLSLDENTGSVTVVVGIAKNSLLICPTCRQQCPVHDHRHRKWRHLDTCQFMTVVEANVPRVMCPDHGCQTLPVPWAGAGSRYTLLFESFILSWLKISTVDAVRKQLKLSWNAVDGIMTRAVKRGLARIKKPLSARHMNVDEVAFKKGHRYITVISDREGRALALTDDRGTESLASYLRTLTDSQLQAVKTFSMDMNAGYIRAARIHLPGAVEKIAFDRFHVAKQLGEIVDKTRQNEHPRLPVDSRRQAKGTRFLWQYSDKWMTEPRQEKLAWLREQMQLTSQCWTLKELAKDIWNRPWSDKRRADWLQWIALAKSCDVPVMRNMAGTITKRLYGILNAMRYSVSNGNAEALNSKIRLLRIKARGYRNRERFKLGVMFHYGKLDMTF comes from the coding sequence ATGGATGAAAAATCGCTATACGCCCACATTCTCAACCTGTCCGCCCCGTGGCAGGTTGAATCACTTTCCCTTGATGAAAATACTGGCTCTGTCACCGTTGTTGTCGGGATCGCCAAAAATTCACTGCTAATCTGCCCGACATGCAGGCAGCAATGCCCTGTTCACGATCACCGCCACCGCAAATGGCGTCATCTTGATACCTGCCAGTTCATGACTGTCGTTGAGGCGAATGTCCCCCGGGTCATGTGTCCAGACCATGGATGCCAGACGTTACCTGTTCCGTGGGCCGGAGCTGGTAGCCGATATACGTTATTGTTCGAATCATTCATCCTTTCCTGGCTGAAAATTAGCACGGTTGATGCGGTAAGAAAGCAACTTAAGCTTAGCTGGAATGCCGTTGACGGCATTATGACCCGGGCAGTTAAACGTGGTCTTGCGCGAATAAAAAAGCCGCTATCAGCCCGGCATATGAATGTGGACGAAGTTGCGTTCAAAAAAGGGCACCGGTACATCACAGTGATATCAGATCGTGAGGGACGAGCGCTGGCATTAACGGATGATCGGGGAACAGAAAGTCTTGCCAGCTATCTTCGCACCCTCACCGACAGTCAGCTGCAGGCAGTCAAAACGTTCTCAATGGATATGAATGCCGGATATATCAGAGCGGCACGCATCCATCTTCCGGGCGCCGTAGAGAAAATAGCCTTTGACCGCTTCCATGTGGCAAAACAGCTGGGTGAAATCGTTGATAAGACACGGCAGAACGAACATCCCCGACTTCCGGTTGACAGCCGCCGTCAGGCAAAAGGAACCCGCTTCCTGTGGCAATACAGTGACAAATGGATGACAGAGCCCCGACAGGAAAAACTGGCATGGCTGAGAGAACAGATGCAACTGACCAGCCAGTGCTGGACACTGAAAGAGCTGGCGAAAGATATCTGGAACCGCCCCTGGAGTGACAAACGACGTGCAGACTGGTTGCAGTGGATAGCACTGGCGAAAAGTTGCGATGTGCCGGTAATGAGAAATATGGCAGGAACCATCACAAAAAGGCTGTACGGAATACTTAACGCCATGCGGTACAGCGTCTCAAATGGTAATGCCGAAGCGCTGAACAGCAAAATAAGGCTGCTGAGGATAAAGGCCAGAGGCTATCGAAACCGGGAGCGATTTAAACTGGGGGTGATGTTCCATTACGGGAAGCTGGATATGACGTTCTGA
- a CDS encoding IS91 family transposase, with protein sequence MHIPRPAKLLFTVDDGWNRYLEKHGDNISDWTRLSVERMLACGTCAMGVRRYCCASPDCTHSRFFCQSCKSKACSACGMKSTEQWIAGQQHVLPDCEWQHITFTMPHLLWPFFSNNWPLLNDLFRCATRAMLKWARRQGIEVGIFCALHTYGRQLNQHPHIHVSVTRGGLDVKHGVWRSLFFKKKAVEEIWRGAVIRLLRSSYERASPGTLPGLGHIRDGEQWRRYLKAQYGRHWKVHFAKKTRGAWHSVKYLGRYLKRPPVSASRLRHYGGGAVVHHYLDHRTGKHKRQMLSQEEMIGRYISHVPARHFKMVRYSGFLANRKRGTLLPKVYEALEMTVREKPKRPGFAVLMKGFLGTDPYQCILCKGRLRFAGAVAGDHATKMLSDRLYQMAKKRWLRMPELDRCA encoded by the coding sequence ATGCATATCCCCCGCCCCGCCAAACTCCTCTTCACCGTCGATGACGGCTGGAACCGCTACCTCGAAAAACACGGCGACAACATCAGCGACTGGACCCGACTCTCCGTTGAGCGCATGCTCGCCTGTGGCACCTGCGCCATGGGCGTACGCCGCTACTGCTGTGCCTCGCCGGACTGCACGCACTCCCGCTTCTTCTGCCAGAGCTGCAAGTCAAAGGCCTGCAGCGCATGTGGCATGAAATCAACTGAGCAGTGGATAGCCGGGCAGCAGCACGTCCTGCCCGACTGCGAATGGCAGCACATCACCTTTACCATGCCCCACCTGCTGTGGCCCTTCTTCAGCAACAACTGGCCCCTGCTCAACGACCTGTTCCGCTGCGCCACCCGCGCCATGCTGAAGTGGGCGCGTCGGCAGGGTATAGAAGTCGGTATCTTCTGCGCCCTGCATACCTACGGCCGGCAGCTGAATCAGCATCCGCACATCCACGTGTCCGTCACCCGCGGTGGACTTGACGTAAAGCACGGCGTCTGGCGCAGCCTTTTCTTCAAAAAGAAGGCCGTGGAGGAAATCTGGCGGGGTGCCGTTATCCGCCTGCTGCGCAGCAGCTATGAGCGGGCCAGTCCCGGCACCCTGCCGGGACTGGGACATATCCGCGACGGGGAGCAGTGGCGGCGTTACCTGAAGGCACAGTATGGCCGGCACTGGAAGGTACACTTCGCGAAGAAGACCCGGGGAGCCTGGCACAGCGTGAAATACCTCGGCCGCTACCTGAAGCGCCCGCCGGTGTCGGCTTCCCGTCTGCGACACTACGGCGGAGGCGCGGTAGTCCACCACTACCTCGATCACCGCACGGGAAAGCATAAACGCCAGATGCTGAGCCAGGAAGAGATGATCGGGCGCTATATCAGCCACGTTCCGGCGCGGCATTTTAAGATGGTGCGCTACTCCGGCTTTCTGGCCAACCGCAAGCGGGGCACGCTGCTGCCGAAGGTTTACGAAGCGCTGGAGATGACGGTACGGGAAAAACCGAAGCGGCCCGGGTTTGCGGTGCTGATGAAAGGCTTCCTGGGCACGGATCCGTACCAGTGCATCCTCTGCAAAGGCCGGCTGCGTTTTGCCGGCGCCGTGGCGGGTGATCACGCCACAAAAATGCTCTCTGACAGGCTGTATCAGATGGCGAAAAAACGATGGCTGCGGATGCCTGAGCTGGATCGGTGCGCCTGA
- a CDS encoding IS91 family transposase — translation MHIPRPAKLLFTVDDGWNRYLEKHGDNISDWTRLSVERMLACGTCAMGVRRYCCASPDCTHSRFFCQSCKSKACSACGMKSTEQWIAGQQHVLPDCEWQHITFTMPHLLWPFFSNNWPLLNDLFRCATRAMLKWARRQGIEVGIFCALHTYGRQLNQHPHIHVSVTRGGLDVKHGVWRSLFFKKKAVEEIWRGAVIRLLRSSYERVSPGTLPGLGHIRDGEQWRRYLKAQYGRHWKVHFAKKTRGAWHSVKYLGRYLKRPPVSASRLRHYAGGAVVHHYLDHRTGKHKRQMLSQEEMIGRYISHVPARHFKMVRYSGFLANRKRGTLLPKVYEALEMTVREKPKRPGFAVLMKGFLGTDPYQCILCKGRLHFAGAVAGDHATKMLSDRLYQMAKKRWLRMPELDRCA, via the coding sequence ATGCATATCCCCCGCCCCGCCAAACTCCTCTTCACCGTCGATGACGGCTGGAACCGCTACCTCGAAAAACACGGCGACAACATCAGCGACTGGACCCGACTCTCCGTTGAGCGCATGCTCGCCTGTGGCACCTGCGCCATGGGCGTACGCCGCTACTGCTGTGCCTCGCCGGACTGCACGCACTCCCGCTTCTTCTGCCAGAGCTGCAAGTCAAAGGCCTGCAGCGCATGTGGCATGAAATCAACTGAGCAGTGGATAGCCGGGCAGCAGCACGTCCTGCCCGACTGCGAATGGCAGCACATCACCTTTACCATGCCCCACCTGCTGTGGCCCTTCTTCAGCAACAACTGGCCCCTGCTCAACGACCTGTTCCGCTGCGCCACCCGCGCCATGCTGAAGTGGGCGCGTCGGCAGGGTATAGAAGTCGGTATCTTCTGCGCCCTGCATACCTACGGCCGGCAGCTGAATCAGCATCCGCACATCCACGTGTCCGTCACCCGCGGTGGACTTGACGTAAAGCACGGCGTCTGGCGCAGCCTTTTCTTCAAAAAGAAGGCCGTGGAGGAAATCTGGCGGGGTGCCGTTATCCGCCTGCTGCGCAGCAGCTATGAGCGGGTCAGTCCCGGCACCCTGCCGGGACTGGGACATATCCGCGACGGGGAGCAGTGGCGGCGTTACCTGAAGGCACAGTATGGCCGGCACTGGAAGGTACACTTCGCGAAGAAGACCCGGGGAGCCTGGCACAGCGTTAAATACCTCGGACGCTACCTGAAACGGCCACCAGTGTCGGCTTCACGACTGCGACACTACGCCGGTGGCGCGGTGGTTCACCACTATCTCGATCACCGCACGGGAAAGCATAAACGCCAGATGCTGAGCCAGGAAGAGATGATCGGGCGCTATATCAGCCACGTTCCGGCGAGGCATTTTAAGATGGTGCGCTACTCCGGCTTTCTGGCCAACCGCAAGCGGGGCACGCTGCTGCCGAAGGTTTACGAAGCGCTGGAGATGACGGTACGGGAAAAACCGAAGCGGCCCGGGTTTGCGGTGCTGATGAAAGGCTTCCTGGGCACGGATCCGTACCAGTGCATCCTCTGCAAAGGCCGGCTGCATTTTGCCGGCGCCGTGGCGGGTGATCACGCCACAAAAATGCTCTCTGACAGGCTGTATCAGATGGCGAAAAAACGATGGCTGCGGATGCCTGAGCTGGATCGGTGCGCCTGA
- a CDS encoding IS6 family transposase, with amino-acid sequence MNPFKGRHFQRDIILWAVRWYCKYGISYRELQEMLAERGVNVDHSTIYRWVQRYAPEMEKRLRWYWRNPSGFCSWHLDETYIRVNGRWAYLYRAVDSKGRTIDFYLSPRRNSKAAYRFLGKILNNVKGWQSPRLINTDKTPTYSRALALLKREGRCPPDVEHRQIKYRNNVIECDHGKLKRIIGATLGFKSMKTAYATIRGIEVMRALRKGQAENFYYGHPLGEMRLVSRVFEI; translated from the coding sequence ATGAATCCATTCAAAGGACGGCATTTTCAGCGTGACATCATCCTGTGGGCAGTGCGCTGGTACTGTAAATACGGCATCAGCTATCGTGAGCTGCAGGAAATGCTGGCCGAGCGCGGTGTCAACGTTGATCACTCCACGATTTACCGCTGGGTTCAGCGTTATGCGCCTGAAATGGAAAAGCGGCTGCGCTGGTACTGGCGTAACCCTTCAGGGTTCTGCTCCTGGCATCTTGATGAAACGTATATCAGAGTTAACGGCCGATGGGCATACCTGTACCGTGCTGTTGACAGCAAAGGCCGCACCATCGATTTTTATCTTTCCCCGCGCCGTAACAGCAAAGCGGCATACCGTTTTCTGGGAAAGATTCTGAACAACGTGAAAGGCTGGCAGAGCCCCCGCCTCATCAACACCGATAAAACCCCCACCTATAGTCGCGCCCTGGCGTTACTGAAGCGGGAAGGCCGGTGTCCGCCTGATGTTGAACACCGGCAGATTAAGTACCGGAATAACGTCATTGAATGCGATCACGGCAAACTGAAACGGATAATCGGCGCCACGCTGGGATTTAAATCCATGAAAACGGCATATGCCACCATCAGGGGGATTGAAGTCATGCGGGCATTGCGTAAAGGACAGGCGGAAAACTTTTACTACGGCCATCCTCTGGGCGAGATGCGTCTGGTGAGCAGGGTTTTTGAAATTTAA
- a CDS encoding M91 family zinc metallopeptidase, producing MRPTSLNLTLPSLPLPSSSNSISATDIQSLVKISGVRWVKNNQQLCFHGTDLKIYKHLEAALDKIESTDTGRTLLNCIELTSRLKSEKLAIHLDSAELGVIAHCNTDAENSRGTGSDFHCNLNAVEYPCAQGISLVDFHACIVFHELLHVFHNLNGERLKVESSQPELQTHSPLLLEEARTVVLGAFSEEVLSENKFREEIGMPRRTFYPHDSSLIHDDNTVTQGFQRKKLHPLL from the coding sequence ATGCGCCCTACATCCCTTAACCTGACATTACCTTCGTTACCTCTACCCTCATCTTCGAATTCAATTTCAGCCACAGACATTCAATCTCTTGTAAAAATATCGGGTGTGCGCTGGGTGAAAAACAACCAACAACTCTGTTTCCACGGGACTGACCTTAAAATCTACAAGCATCTTGAAGCTGCTCTCGATAAGATCGAATCCACAGACACTGGACGTACTCTTTTGAACTGTATTGAATTAACATCCCGACTCAAATCAGAAAAACTGGCAATACATCTCGATTCTGCTGAGTTAGGGGTGATAGCACACTGCAATACGGATGCTGAAAACTCCCGAGGAACTGGCTCCGACTTTCACTGTAATCTGAATGCAGTTGAATATCCCTGCGCGCAAGGAATTAGCCTGGTAGACTTTCATGCGTGCATTGTTTTCCATGAACTTCTCCACGTTTTCCACAATTTAAATGGAGAGCGCCTGAAAGTTGAGAGTTCTCAACCAGAATTACAAACACACTCCCCACTTTTACTCGAAGAAGCCAGGACTGTTGTGTTGGGTGCTTTTTCTGAAGAAGTTCTTTCAGAAAATAAATTTCGTGAAGAGATTGGGATGCCCCGCAGAACATTCTACCCGCACGATTCATCTCTCATTCATGATGACAATACAGTGACTCAGGGATTCCAGCGGAAAAAACTGCATCCGTTACTTTAG
- a CDS encoding type II toxin-antitoxin system RelE/ParE family toxin: MFTVRFHEEAETELDELHPVIGAKMLKLLEKLEQNPQALREPHCKPIGNGLFELTTKGGDIARGLWVYQSGKRIFVLRIFIKKTPKTPRPEIDLAWRRLEDMQNEE, from the coding sequence TTGTTTACTGTCAGATTTCATGAAGAAGCGGAAACTGAGTTAGACGAGTTGCACCCGGTGATAGGTGCAAAAATGTTGAAGCTACTTGAGAAGCTGGAACAAAACCCACAGGCGCTCAGAGAGCCGCACTGTAAACCCATCGGAAATGGGCTGTTTGAGCTGACAACAAAGGGCGGTGACATTGCCCGTGGATTGTGGGTTTATCAGTCGGGTAAGCGAATTTTTGTATTGCGGATTTTTATCAAAAAAACACCCAAAACACCGCGCCCTGAAATAGATCTGGCATGGCGCAGGCTGGAGGATATGCAGAATGAAGAGTAA
- a CDS encoding IS1 family transposase (programmed frameshift) — protein MAKVDVVCPQCNETHAVRCNGHSASGAQRYICKHCSKTFLLNFSYSGAKPDTHQTIVNMAMNGYGCRDTARVLGISLNTVLRHGKKISPKQVAENIDPETEVVICCEAGEQWSYVRCKSNPRWLFYAYDRIRKRALAHVFGPRNAPTLRRLLALLSKFNIAFYMTDAWPVYKVRLSATGHVVSKKYTQRTERHNLNLRTHIKRLTRRTICFSKSEEMHDKIIGWYLTLHHYQ, from the exons ATGGCTAAAGTTGATGTCGTCTGCCCTCAGTGCAATGAAACTCATGCTGTACGATGTAACGGACATTCAGCATCCGGTGCCCAACGTTACATCTGCAAGCATTGTTCAAAGACCTTTCTGCTCAACTTTAGCTACTCCGGTGCCAAACCAGACACACACCAGACCATTGTTAATATGGCCATGAATGGTTACGGATGTCGCGATACCGCACGGGTTCTCGGTATCAGCCTCAATACGGTTCTGCGGCACG GTAAAAAAATTTCGCCAAAGCAGGTAGCTGAGAATATCGACCCCGAAACGGAGGTTGTTATCTGCTGTGAAGCCGGTGAACAATGGTCTTACGTGCGGTGTAAAAGCAATCCCCGGTGGTTGTTCTATGCTTATGACCGTATCCGCAAACGTGCTCTGGCCCACGTCTTCGGCCCGAGAAATGCCCCGACCCTGCGACGATTGCTGGCTCTGTTAAGCAAATTTAACATTGCCTTTTATATGACAGATGCCTGGCCGGTTTATAAAGTTCGGTTAAGTGCAACAGGCCACGTGGTGAGCAAGAAATATACCCAACGGACAGAACGACATAATCTTAATCTTCGCACACATATCAAACGACTGACCCGCAGAACAATTTGCTTTTCTAAGTCAGAGGAAATGCACGATAAGATCATCGGTTGGTATCTTACTCTTCATCATTATCAATAA
- a CDS encoding helix-turn-helix domain-containing protein: MKSKTLAEVKAKMMQREEFRAAYEAEERKERLQALLEEWRNHAGLTSSQVAERMGVKPPTVSRMEKNITSATFETLARYARACGISDAKLYF; this comes from the coding sequence ATGAAGAGTAAGACTCTTGCAGAAGTAAAAGCAAAAATGATGCAGCGTGAAGAGTTCCGCGCAGCATATGAAGCAGAAGAACGCAAAGAACGCCTGCAGGCGCTACTTGAAGAGTGGCGAAATCATGCGGGCCTCACCAGTTCCCAGGTTGCTGAACGGATGGGGGTCAAGCCGCCGACAGTGTCCCGGATGGAAAAAAACATAACGTCAGCAACGTTTGAAACTCTCGCACGTTATGCCAGGGCTTGCGGTATCAGTGACGCGAAACTTTATTTTTAA